The genomic interval CCGGGAGAGGTTGTCCTGGATGGGAGCTTCGATATCGATCGCGCCTGCGGCAGCGGGTCCCACGGCTATCTTGTTCATGTAAAAAATATGCTTCGGATCGAAGAGAGTGTTCCGTTCCGAAAGAGCGACCACGCTTATGGCATTAGGCCTTCCCAGGGAAAGAAGCCTGGTTCCGTCGATGGGGTCCACGGCTATATCAACTTCGGGAGGGTCACCCGTTCCGAGTTTCTCTCCGTTGAAGAGCATGGGCGCTTCGTCCTTCTCGCCTTCGCCGATGACGATGAAGCCGTTCATCTCTATGGTGTTGAGCATGTAACGCATGCCGTTGACAGCGGCGTTATCCGAAGCATTGCGATCACCTCGGCCCATCCAGCGACCGGCGGCCATGGCGGCGGCTTCGGTCGCTCTCACCAATTCCAGGGCCATATTCCTTTCGGGCTTGTTCATTCAAAACCCTCCTCTCTTGTCGTATCCTCATCGCCGGTGGAGGCTTTCCCGGCGGAAAATCTCTCGAAAATATCGTCAATGAATCGCAGGTAATAATCTATGTCGAACAGGGATCGCAATTCCTGCCCCTTGAAGGATTCCGAAACCCTCGGGTCCCTCTCGAGCATCTCCAGGAAGGACTCACCTTTTTCCAGGCTAAGCAGGGCGGCTTCCTGAACAATAGCGTAGGCTTCCTCGCGGGAAAACCCTTTCTCGAGAAGGCCCAAGAGGACCCTCTGGCTGAACACAAGTCCCTTGAGAAGGCCAAGATTTTTCTCCATCCTGTCTTCGAGGACGGTCATACCTTCCACGACCTCCCGGGTTTTCTTGAGCATATAATGGGCGAGGTTGAACGCATCGGGCCACACCACTCTCTCGACCGAGGAGTGGCTGATGTCTCTTTCGTGCCAGAGCGGGATGTTCTCCAGTGACGCCAGGGTGTGACCCCTGAGCAGCCTTGCCATTCCGCAGATCCTTTCGCATAGAATGGGATTTCTCTTGTGAGGCATCGCGGAGGAACCTTTCTGTCCCTGGTAAAAAGGCTCGAGGACCTCGAGTACTTCCGTCCTCTGCAAATGTCTCACCTCCTGGGCTATTCTTTCCAGCCCCGATCCCAGGATGGCCAGGGCGCAGATCGCCTGGGCGTGGCGATCCCGTTGAAGTATTTGGGTGGATACTTTCGCGCGGGAAAGGCCCAGGAGGTTGCAGGCCCTTTCCTCAATTGGCGGCGGACAGTGAGCGTAGGTTCCGACCGCTCCGGAAATCTTTCCCACTCCCACCGTCTCAATGGCGAAAAGCAACCGGCTCCGATCCCTTCGAAGTTCCTCGTACCAGTTGAGGAGTTTGAGGCCGAAAGTGATGGGCTCGGCATGGACGCCATGGGTCCTTCCCATGCAAGGAGTATGACCGTACCTAAAAGCCTTCGAAAGGATCTCCCGGGAAAGCAGTTCCAGCTCGCCCAGGATCAACCTTATCGACCTCACCATGAGGAGAGAAGAGGCTGTATCGATCACATCACTGCTGGTCAGGCCCAGGTGAATGTACCTCCCATCGGGACCGACCTTTTCTGCGACGGCAGTGACGAAGGCAATCATGTCGTGGTGGACTGCCTCTTCGAGCTCGCTGATCCTTTCCAGGTCTATATCCGCCCTTTGGAGAATATTCCTGAGCGAGTCCTCGGGTATGACCCCATGCTCTGCCCAGGCCCTGCATACGGCTAACTCGACCTCTAGCCAGGTCCTGTAGCGGTTATCCTGCGACCAGAGGCTCTCCATATCTACGGTTCGATATCTTTCGATCAAGGAATCCAACTCCCCCCGGTTGAAGATGTCAAGTTCAGCCAATCCATCCTCACGTCGTCAAGAAAACCGTCGTACAAACCGCTGGAAAAATCAGGAAAGGTACAGTCGAAAGCGACCCACCTTCTCTTCATATAACGCAGCGTCACCTCGGCGAATATCCCGTCCCGAAGAAATATCCTGTGGGCATGGTCCTTTGTCGAAGCCAAGACCAGCCGGGAACCATTTACATAGCCTGGGTCGATATTAACCTTGCGGCTCTCACCACTCATTTTTTCCGCTGCACAGGAGAAATTCTTCCAATCCGCCAATCCCCCGGCCCCGACCA from Thermovirga sp. carries:
- a CDS encoding adenylosuccinate lyase, encoding MIERYRTVDMESLWSQDNRYRTWLEVELAVCRAWAEHGVIPEDSLRNILQRADIDLERISELEEAVHHDMIAFVTAVAEKVGPDGRYIHLGLTSSDVIDTASSLLMVRSIRLILGELELLSREILSKAFRYGHTPCMGRTHGVHAEPITFGLKLLNWYEELRRDRSRLLFAIETVGVGKISGAVGTYAHCPPPIEERACNLLGLSRAKVSTQILQRDRHAQAICALAILGSGLERIAQEVRHLQRTEVLEVLEPFYQGQKGSSAMPHKRNPILCERICGMARLLRGHTLASLENIPLWHERDISHSSVERVVWPDAFNLAHYMLKKTREVVEGMTVLEDRMEKNLGLLKGLVFSQRVLLGLLEKGFSREEAYAIVQEAALLSLEKGESFLEMLERDPRVSESFKGQELRSLFDIDYYLRFIDDIFERFSAGKASTGDEDTTREEGFE
- a CDS encoding DUF4416 family protein, whose amino-acid sequence is MQPAVVRITGVLHPDPDWLEWTAAMLSHEWGPVGRRSETFPFDHTDYYNSISPALFRTFLSFQGLVGAGGLADWKNFSCAAEKMSGESRKVNIDPGYVNGSRLVLASTKDHAHRIFLRDGIFAEVTLRYMKRRWVAFDCTFPDFSSGLYDGFLDDVRMDWLNLTSSTGGSWIP